A region of the Pseudarthrobacter oxydans genome:
CTTTCGACCGCTACCGGAACCTGATCGACAACCCCGACCTTCCGGCCTACTTCATGGCCTCCACCCCGGTGGAGCAACTGGGCTCGCTGAACATCGGCTCCCGCCCGTCCAAGCGGCCGGATTCCGGAGCGGGCCTCGGCGGCCTGCGTGCCATCCCTTGGGTGTTCGGCTGGACGCAGTCCCGCCAGATCGTCCCCGGCTGGTTCGGCGTGGGCTCCGGCCTCAAGGCGGCCCGCGAGGCCGGCAACGCGGCGCAGCTCGTGGAAATGTGGGAGAACTGGCATTTCTTCCGGTCCGTGCTCTCCAACGTGGAGATGACCCTCGCCAAGACGGACCTGGACATCGCCGGCTACTACGTCTCCACCCTCGTCCCCGAGGAACTGCATCACATCTTCCGGTCCATCCGGGAGGAGTATGAGCTGACAGTATCCGAGGTGCAGAAGCTGACAGGCGAGAACCTGCTCCTGGATGCCCAGCCCACGCTCAAGCGTTCACTCGAAATCCGGGACCAATACCTGGATCCCATCAGCTACCTGCAGGTGGAGCTCCTGCGCCGCGTCCGGGCTGAAGCGGCTGAAGCCGCTGATGGCATCAGCGGCGCCGAAATTGACGAACGCCTCCAGCGCGCCATGCTGATCACCGTCAACGGCGTGGCAGCCGGGCTCCGGAACACGGGCTAGGCGTTCTGGCGTTGCGCCATCACTCTTGGTTGCTCCCGTGCCGGGAAGCAACTAAAAGTGATAGCGCATCCGTAAGTGGCCGCTGCTGCCCCTACAGGCAGCGGACCTTCGGGTTGTAGGTTGCCAGCACACCGTCCGGGTTACCCTGCCAGAGGTAGGCGTGGAGGTCGTAGTGGATCGGCATGCCAGGGGCGTGGCCCAGCATGGGGCCGTCAAAGTCCTTGCCAAACATGGAGGGCCGGTCGCTGTCGGTTCCCAGGTCTTGGTCCTCGTCCACCTTGAACCATTCTGCGGCCACCAGCCTGAGTTGGCCCGCGCTGTTGGCTGCGTACGTCAGTGCGTCCGGGGTCAGCGGGTCCATCTGGCCGAACTGGCTGAAGTTGACGTAGTGGAAGCCCATGCCTGGAACACATTCACCCACTGCCTCGTACCCGGCCATTACGGCTGCGTCAACGTTGCGGTACTGGACCGTGGCTTGGCGAACCGCCGCCAGGTCGCTCTGGCCCGAGCCTGCTGAAGCGGCACTGATGCCCAAAACCGAGGCCAGGAGGACCGCAAATGTGGTGGCAAAAGCGCGAAGGATATTCCGTCTCATGTTCCGTCTTCTTTTCTCGTTGTTGATACTGAAGATGAGACCGCGGGGCTAGTGTAGCCCCGCCGTACCGGAGACCGCCATGGGTGATTTGGATCCACTGCCGGACGGGCTTTTCGCAGGCTATTGATTAGGGTTGAAGGCATGCCCTCCTTCCAGACCCGCCTGAAGATCACCGGACTTCGGCCGGGTAACCCGCCTGAAGCCGTGATGGACGCTGCGGTGGAAGCGCTGGGAACCCGCCACCATGTGGAGTCGAACCAGCTGCAGATTGCCGGCGGGGTGCCGCAGCTGAACCTGCGGTTCCTCGTGGAGGCCACCGAGTACAGCGGTGAGAACCAGCGGGCGCGGGAATCGGCAGCCATGATGCGGGACGCCGTCGAACGCGTTGCCCTCACCGGTTCGCTCACGGTGCTGCGCCGCAACCGCGGCCGCTGGGCTCCCGTGTAGGACCCGCTGCCACTGGGCCCGGTGTCGTCCAGCGCTCAGCCCAGAGGGCCCGGTTCCTCCACTGGTGACCGGCTGCCGCGCCGCCGGGTCACGATCACGCCGACGGCGGCGCCCACCACCAGGCCGAGCGCCACTCCAATCAGCGAGCTGGCCCAAAACGGCAGCTTGGTTGCCGAGCCCGTGAAGTAGCCCAGGCCCACCAGCCAGCATGCCCACAGCACTGCCCCGATGCCCGCGCACAGGCTGAATCCCGGCGCGGAGACGTTGGCTATGCCGGCAGCGGCCGAGGTGGCCAGCCGGCCGCCCGGGATAAACCTGGCACCGATGATGGTCCCGTAGGTGGACGAACGGCCGGCTTTGGCGATGGCTTCGTGGATGCCCTGGTGGACCCGCCGGCCCCACTTCCACCGGTCCAGCACGTGACTCAGCCGCCGCCGGAAGAGCTGGAAAACCACCATGTCGCCGATCCAGGAGGCCACGGCCGAGAGTATTACCACCAGGAAGACGTTGGCGCGTCCGTCCGCGGACAGGGCGCCGGCGGTGATCACCACCATTTCGGAGGGAACGGGCGGGAAGATGGCATCACCGAGAACCACGGGGATGATCCAAAAGTAGATCGCCGTCCCCCAGCTCTCAGCGCTGCCGAAGTCCATGGCCCAACTGCCGGCCGGCCAGGAAGTACCAGTACGGCCAGGCGATCCAGGCGGCTGCTCCCGCCGCGACGCCGGCACCGCCAACCCCGTAGCGGATCCAGCGGGGAAGCTGCTCCACGGCGGTGAGGCCGGCCACGGGCAGCGCCACCAGCAGCGAACCTCCAATGGCCTGCCCCAGTCTGGCGAGCTTCCGCGGGTACCCCCCGGAGGCCAGGAGCTCCCGGTGTGCCAGCAGGAACCAGCCCGCCTGGACGGTCATCGCCGCGACCGAAATGACGGTGGAGCTCTTGAAATCGAGCTGCCTGGAAACCAGCAGGAACGAGCTTGCGGATCCGGCCGCGCAGGAAGCAATGACCACCCACTTGCCGGCCTCGGAGGCGCCCGTCCGGGGCAGCCGGCGGTGGACCTGGAGGATTACGGGGATGGCCACCAGGTTGAATACGGCGCCCGTTGCGTCATTGATGGTGCCGAAGACATAGGGTCCGTTGCGGGGGACTTCCACGGCAAACATGGCGCCCAGGGTGGCCACTCCCACCGCGCCCAGCCCGGCTGCTGCGTACGCAAAACGGGCGGCTGTCCGATCGCCGGGTATTTCGATGAGCGCGTCCATTGTGCTTCCTTGCCTTGGCCCAGGTATCCCTCAGGATAGTCCCGTCGGCACCCGCCATCCAGAGGACGGAGCGGCCAGGCGCGGCCGGTCAGCTGCGGGCGGGACCGGCAGTGCTGAGTTCAAGCCGGCTGCGGTACTCCACGGGCTTTCCCGCGATGGGGTCAACAAACCGGATGCCGCGGGCCAGCAGCTGGAGCGGCCGGCTGTAGTCGTCCGGTGCCTTGTCCAGCAGCTCCGGATAGAACGCGTCGTTGATGATGCCCAGGCCGAGTGAAGCCATGTGCACCCGCAGCTGGTGGGTCTTTCCGGTATGCGGCTCCAGCCGGTACCGCGCGAGGCGCCGGGGACCGCCCGATGCCGCGGCCGTGGCGCCGGAGGCACCCGGGGAAGCGCCGGCGTCGAACGTTTCCAGCCGCTCGATCCGGGTTTCCGCGTTGGGTTCACCGTCCACCACTTCGGCGAGCAGGTAGCTGCGGGACTTGGTCATCCGGTTGCGCACCACCACGGGAAATTCGACGGCGGCATGGCCGGGGGCAGGGTGGGCGGCGGCCACGCACTCGTACTCCTTCTGCACCTGGCGCTTCTCGAAGAGCACCTGGTACTTGCCGCGGGTCTGCGGATTGGTGGAGAACAGCAGTACCCCGGCGGTCATGCGGTCAAGCCGGTGCATGGGAATCAGGTCCGGCAGTTCCAGCTGGTTGCGCAGGCGCACCAGCGCCGACTCCTGGATGTAGGTGCCGCCCGGGGTGGTGGGCAGGAAATGCGGCTTGTCCACCACCAGCAGGTGCTCGTCCTGGTGGAGGATGCTGATGTCCACCGGGATCCGCGTCTCCGGCGGCAGGCTGCGGTAGTACCAGATGAAGGTGTGGTCCTGGAGGGGAGTAGCCCGGTCCAGCGGCACCCCGCCCTCGCCAACGATCTCGCCGGCGTCGAACCTGTCCTCGATGCCCTGCGGATCGATATGCCCCCAGCGGTGCATCATGTAGTCCATTGCGGTGTCCCACGGGCCCTCTTCCGGCAGGCGCAGGCGGGTGGCGTTCACGCCGTCGCGCACGGGGAGGGGGGATTGCATCACCGGTCCATTCTACCGGCGCGCGTTCCTGCCCGTTCGGCGAACTAAAACCGACGACAAAAAAGTTCTTGACAATAAAAATTGTCGGTGGCAATACTGGAAGCATGTTGGAGATAGCGGTTATTGAGGACCCGGCAGCGGCCGAGGTGTCACTCGATCCGATCCGTACCCGGATCCTTCGGGAGCTGGT
Encoded here:
- a CDS encoding RluA family pseudouridine synthase, which translates into the protein MQSPLPVRDGVNATRLRLPEEGPWDTAMDYMMHRWGHIDPQGIEDRFDAGEIVGEGGVPLDRATPLQDHTFIWYYRSLPPETRIPVDISILHQDEHLLVVDKPHFLPTTPGGTYIQESALVRLRNQLELPDLIPMHRLDRMTAGVLLFSTNPQTRGKYQVLFEKRQVQKEYECVAAAHPAPGHAAVEFPVVVRNRMTKSRSYLLAEVVDGEPNAETRIERLETFDAGASPGASGATAAASGGPRRLARYRLEPHTGKTHQLRVHMASLGLGIINDAFYPELLDKAPDDYSRPLQLLARGIRFVDPIAGKPVEYRSRLELSTAGPARS
- a CDS encoding DedA family protein, which gives rise to MDFGSAESWGTAIYFWIIPVVLGDAIFPPVPSEMVVITAGALSADGRANVFLVVILSAVASWIGDMVVFQLFRRRLSHVLDRWKWGRRVHQGIHEAIAKAGRSSTYGTIIGARFIPGGRLATSAAAGIANVSAPGFSLCAGIGAVLWACWLVGLGYFTGSATKLPFWASSLIGVALGLVVGAAVGVIVTRRRGSRSPVEEPGPLG